A region from the Palaemon carinicauda isolate YSFRI2023 chromosome 9, ASM3689809v2, whole genome shotgun sequence genome encodes:
- the LOC137646380 gene encoding craniofacial development protein 2-like, with product MNAKVGKEVNAFQGFIGHQNLHQESNDNWIRRATFALQNSMVIGGTIFPHKDSHKGTLISPDTNTINQIDHIMIKKKFRTALFDTRAFRGADCDSGHMLVVEKLRVKLKSKRSTTIKTIKPNIEKLEETDVRNAYAINVQNRFGLLEEEEIKSD from the coding sequence ATGAATGCAAAAGTTGGTAAAGAGGTAAATGCTTTCCAAGGCTTTATCGGCCACCAGAATCTTCATCAAGAAAGCAATGATAACTGGATTAGAAGGGCAACATTTGCACTACAAAACTCTATGGTCATCGGAGGTACTATTTTTCCCCATAAGGACTCTCATAAAGGAACTTTGATTTCACCTGATACTAACACTATAAATCAAATTGACcatataatgattaaaaagaaatttagaaCAGCTCTGTTTGATACTAGGGCTTTCAGAGGTGCAGATTGTGACTCTGGCCATATGTTAGTGGTTGAAAAGCTCAGagttaaattaaaaagtaaaagatCGACAACAATAAAAACCATCAAACCAAATAtagaaaaactagaagagacagaCGTAAGAAATGCCTAtgctataaatgtacaaaatagattTGGACTACTGGAAGAAGAGGAAATAAAATCGGACTAG